A single window of Bradyrhizobium daqingense DNA harbors:
- a CDS encoding adenylate/guanylate cyclase domain-containing protein — MAGANDKTRSLRGGLFAKYVVSLVGLVVFVLAVNGAMETWISYRATRTQLTDGLEDRAQGAARRIEQSISELERQISWVTRASQDTLEKRRADYASLLHQVSVVNQLFQLNGDGREVLRVSRQSTTTGSNSDLSRDMRFTDAVARGVSYAPAWFADQTPYMSISVAHSGFNAGVTVAEIDLGFLSELLSDAQVGKAAFAYVVDPRGRVLATSSRGPEVGKDLSKLPQVAALIAPGGEPDTSGTDFNGHSVMSAASTVPKLGWSVLFEQPTTQALMPIRDQLVRIALLIGMGLMVAILAGTLLARRMIIPITALRDGAHKLGEGDFSHRIDVHTSDELEDLAGQFNRMADQIQETYSNLETKVEERTRDLAQSIHELKVLEEVGRAVASSLDLNAVLPTIASRAIEITHADAVLIYDHDAQRHCFNLVEANGIDKSAEGAHVTIAEGANILSDAAASGAPIALADLDKAAEQPLRDVAINAGFHSVLVVPLIDQQGTLGSLVVLRQASGAFAPSIIGLMRTFANQAVLAMRNARLFTEVDHKGRELAAANETVRAQADKLKQQTEQLKDWNKSLEERVRTQLGEIERIRKLERFLAPQVAQLIASSDSPEGLLTSQRREVTVVFCDLRGFTAFTEATEPEEAMNVLREYHAALGKLIFKYEGTLDKYAGDGVMILFNAPIQFEDHTKRAVKMAMEMRDTIGPLTERWRNRGHSLGFGIGIALGYATLGQVGFEQRLEYAAIGSVTNLASRLCGEAKAGQVVVSRRVYGMVEPWVEARSLDDLQLKGFNHPVLAMEILSWREEVDNVVDAAAARRRG, encoded by the coding sequence ATGGCCGGAGCGAACGACAAGACACGATCTCTGCGCGGGGGCCTGTTCGCCAAATACGTCGTCTCCCTAGTCGGCCTCGTCGTGTTCGTGCTCGCTGTCAACGGCGCGATGGAGACCTGGATCTCCTACCGCGCCACCCGGACGCAGCTGACCGATGGGCTCGAGGACAGGGCGCAAGGCGCCGCCCGTCGCATCGAGCAGTCGATCTCGGAGCTCGAGCGCCAGATCAGCTGGGTGACGCGGGCAAGCCAGGACACGCTCGAGAAGCGCCGCGCCGACTACGCCTCGCTGCTGCACCAGGTCTCGGTCGTCAACCAGCTGTTCCAGCTCAACGGCGACGGCCGTGAAGTGCTGCGCGTCTCGCGCCAGTCGACCACGACCGGCAGCAATTCCGACCTCTCCCGCGACATGCGCTTCACCGACGCGGTCGCGCGCGGCGTCAGCTATGCGCCGGCCTGGTTCGCCGACCAGACCCCGTACATGTCGATCTCGGTGGCGCATTCCGGTTTCAACGCCGGCGTCACCGTCGCCGAGATCGATCTCGGCTTTCTCTCCGAGCTCCTGTCCGACGCCCAGGTCGGCAAGGCGGCCTTTGCCTATGTCGTCGATCCGCGCGGCCGCGTGCTGGCGACGTCCTCGAGAGGGCCCGAGGTCGGCAAGGACCTGTCGAAGCTGCCGCAGGTCGCGGCCTTGATCGCCCCCGGCGGCGAGCCCGACACCTCGGGCACCGACTTCAACGGCCATTCGGTGATGAGCGCGGCGAGCACGGTGCCGAAGCTCGGCTGGAGCGTGCTGTTCGAGCAGCCGACCACGCAGGCCCTGATGCCGATCCGCGACCAGCTGGTGCGCATCGCGCTACTCATCGGCATGGGCCTGATGGTCGCGATCCTCGCCGGCACGCTGCTCGCCCGCCGCATGATCATCCCGATTACGGCGCTGCGCGACGGCGCGCACAAGCTCGGCGAGGGCGATTTCAGCCACCGCATCGACGTGCACACCTCGGACGAGCTGGAAGACCTCGCCGGCCAGTTCAACCGCATGGCCGACCAGATCCAGGAGACCTATTCGAACCTGGAGACCAAGGTCGAGGAGCGCACCCGCGATCTCGCGCAGTCGATCCACGAGCTCAAGGTGCTGGAAGAGGTCGGCCGCGCGGTCGCCTCCTCGCTCGATCTCAACGCCGTGCTGCCGACGATCGCTTCCCGCGCCATCGAGATCACCCATGCCGATGCGGTGCTGATCTACGATCATGACGCGCAGCGGCACTGCTTCAATCTGGTCGAGGCCAATGGCATCGACAAATCGGCCGAGGGGGCGCACGTCACCATCGCCGAAGGCGCGAACATCCTGAGCGATGCCGCGGCGAGCGGCGCGCCGATCGCGCTGGCCGATCTCGACAAGGCCGCCGAGCAGCCGCTGCGCGACGTCGCGATCAATGCCGGCTTCCATTCGGTGCTGGTGGTGCCGCTGATCGACCAGCAGGGCACGCTCGGCTCGCTGGTGGTGCTGCGACAGGCCAGCGGCGCGTTTGCGCCCAGCATCATCGGCCTGATGCGCACCTTCGCCAACCAGGCGGTGCTGGCGATGCGCAATGCGCGCCTGTTCACCGAGGTCGACCACAAGGGCCGCGAACTGGCGGCGGCGAACGAGACGGTGCGCGCCCAGGCCGACAAGCTCAAGCAGCAGACCGAGCAGCTCAAGGACTGGAACAAGTCGCTGGAGGAGCGGGTCAGGACCCAGCTCGGCGAGATCGAGCGCATCCGCAAGCTCGAGCGCTTCCTGGCGCCGCAGGTGGCGCAGCTGATCGCCTCCTCCGACAGTCCCGAGGGGCTGCTCACCAGTCAGCGCCGCGAGGTCACCGTGGTGTTCTGCGATCTGCGCGGCTTCACCGCCTTCACGGAAGCGACCGAGCCCGAAGAGGCGATGAACGTGCTGCGCGAGTATCACGCCGCGCTCGGCAAGCTGATCTTCAAATACGAGGGCACGCTCGACAAATATGCCGGCGACGGCGTGATGATCCTGTTCAACGCGCCGATCCAGTTCGAGGACCACACCAAGCGCGCCGTGAAGATGGCAATGGAGATGCGCGACACCATCGGCCCCCTGACCGAGCGCTGGCGCAATCGCGGGCATAGCTTGGGGTTCGGCATCGGCATCGCGCTCGGCTATGCCACGCTCGGCCAGGTCGGCTTCGAGCAGCGGCTGGAATATGCCGCGATCGGCAGCGTCACCAACCTCGCCTCGCGCCTCTGCGGCGAAGCCAAGGCCGGCCAGGTTGTGGTCAGCCGCCGCGTCTACGGCATGGTCGAGCCATGGGTGGAAGCGCGCTCCCTCGACGATCTCCAGCTCAAGGGCTTCAATCACCCCGTGCTCGCGATGGAGATCTTGAGCTGGCGCGAGGAGGTGGACAATGTCGTGGACGCCGCTGCGGCGAGGCGGCGAGGGTAG
- a CDS encoding CaiB/BaiF CoA transferase family protein, which produces MLDKSAPTSSVRTSGPLSGFRIVEFAGIGPGPFACMMLADMGADVVTLDRVGAKKSMKSVAGRGRKVIELDLKDKAAIAEVLDLLASADALVEGFRPGVMERLGLGPDVVLARNPKLVYGRMTGWGQEGPLANAAGHDINYISITGALAAIGTEETPVPPLNLVGDFGGGALYLVVGVLAALLEAQKSGKGQVVDAAMCDGAASLMSFFFDMTTLGRWIEGRNQNFLDGGAHFYGVYECACGHFVSIGSIEPQFYALLREHAGLTDADFDAQMNPRAWPALKEKLKTVFKSKTREDWCKIMEGTDICFAPVLTMSEATQHPHMVARNVFIERHGVKQPAPAPRFSRTPSAAREPEAAKIGAVTKAWAGR; this is translated from the coding sequence GTGCTCGATAAATCAGCCCCCACCTCCTCCGTCCGTACCTCCGGCCCGCTGTCGGGCTTTCGCATCGTCGAATTCGCCGGCATCGGACCCGGTCCGTTCGCCTGCATGATGCTGGCCGACATGGGCGCCGACGTCGTCACGCTCGATCGCGTCGGCGCGAAGAAGAGCATGAAGTCGGTGGCGGGACGTGGCCGCAAGGTGATCGAGCTCGACCTCAAGGACAAGGCAGCGATTGCAGAGGTACTCGACCTGCTCGCCAGCGCCGATGCACTGGTCGAAGGCTTCCGTCCCGGCGTGATGGAGCGCCTCGGGCTAGGACCCGACGTCGTGCTCGCGCGCAACCCAAAACTGGTCTATGGCCGCATGACCGGCTGGGGCCAGGAAGGCCCGCTCGCCAACGCCGCCGGGCACGACATCAACTACATCTCCATCACCGGCGCGCTGGCCGCGATCGGCACCGAGGAGACGCCGGTGCCGCCGCTCAACCTGGTCGGCGATTTCGGCGGTGGTGCACTCTATCTCGTCGTCGGCGTGCTCGCCGCGCTTCTGGAAGCGCAAAAGTCCGGCAAGGGCCAGGTGGTCGACGCCGCGATGTGCGACGGCGCGGCCTCGCTGATGTCGTTCTTCTTCGACATGACGACGCTCGGCCGCTGGATCGAAGGCCGCAACCAGAACTTCCTCGACGGCGGCGCGCATTTCTACGGCGTCTATGAATGCGCCTGCGGGCACTTCGTGTCGATCGGCTCGATCGAGCCGCAATTCTACGCGCTGCTGCGCGAGCATGCGGGCCTGACCGACGCCGATTTCGACGCGCAGATGAATCCCAGAGCCTGGCCCGCGCTGAAGGAGAAGCTCAAGACCGTGTTCAAGAGCAAGACCCGCGAGGACTGGTGCAAGATCATGGAAGGCACCGACATCTGCTTCGCGCCTGTCCTGACCATGTCGGAGGCAACGCAGCATCCGCACATGGTCGCCCGCAACGTCTTCATCGAGCGTCACGGCGTGAAGCAGCCTGCGCCTGCGCCGCGCTTCTCACGCACGCCCTCGGCGGCGCGCGAGCCGGAAGCGGCGAAGATCGGGGCGGTGACGAAGGCCTGGGCGGGGCGTTAA
- a CDS encoding (2Fe-2S)-binding protein: protein MSTVKLTVNGKAVAVDVEDRTLLVQLLRDHLNLTGTHVGCDTSQCGACVVHMDGRAVKSCTMLAGEADGTSVTTIEGIAKGDELHPMQAAFRDNHGLQCGYCTPGMIMSAIDIVQRHGGQLDETTVRHELEGNICRCTGYHNIVKAVLDAAGRMKVAQAAE, encoded by the coding sequence GTGTCTACAGTCAAACTGACGGTCAACGGCAAGGCCGTTGCTGTCGACGTCGAGGATCGCACGCTGCTGGTCCAGCTGCTGCGCGATCACCTCAACCTCACCGGGACCCATGTCGGCTGCGACACCAGCCAGTGCGGAGCCTGCGTCGTCCACATGGACGGCCGTGCCGTGAAATCCTGCACCATGCTGGCGGGTGAGGCCGACGGCACCAGCGTCACCACGATCGAAGGCATCGCCAAGGGCGACGAGCTGCACCCGATGCAGGCCGCCTTCCGCGACAATCACGGCCTGCAATGCGGCTATTGCACGCCGGGCATGATCATGTCGGCGATCGACATCGTGCAGCGTCATGGCGGCCAGCTTGACGAGACCACCGTCCGCCACGAGCTCGAAGGCAATATCTGCCGCTGCACCGGCTACCACAACATCGTCAAGGCGGTGCTGGATGCGGCCGGTCGCATGAAGGTCGCGCAGGCGGCCGAGTAA
- a CDS encoding DUF1272 domain-containing protein has translation MALQLRPNCEYCDRDLPPHATEARICSYECTFCSDCVETKLFNVCPNCGGGFAPRPIRPAQEWRPGVCTARQAPSDKRVHLKYGLDDVAAHCARVKDVPPEQR, from the coding sequence ATGGCCCTCCAGCTTCGACCGAACTGCGAATATTGCGACCGTGACCTGCCGCCGCATGCGACGGAGGCGCGGATCTGCTCCTATGAATGCACGTTCTGCAGCGACTGCGTCGAGACGAAGCTCTTCAACGTCTGTCCGAACTGCGGCGGCGGTTTTGCGCCGCGCCCGATCCGCCCCGCGCAGGAATGGCGGCCGGGCGTCTGCACGGCCAGGCAGGCGCCGTCGGACAAGCGGGTGCATCTAAAGTACGGCCTGGACGACGTCGCGGCGCATTGCGCGAGGGTCAAGGACGTGCCGCCGGAGCAGCGGTAG
- a CDS encoding beta strand repeat-containing protein, protein MASFTVAGGSTVTTAKTVGNSDIGFIEAGGTLSSTTDISWTGGLAGETVTLLNAGTITATSRGIDTKGSFTTGNLVLTNTAGARLITGDDAFRINTALSGGTITVDNSGMIVSGTVDANGKIVAGTSGQALDFAAIVSANAVITITNHIGAVIGASGNDAIRPGAGTITISNDGLIDATASASRAINLNTSNLTNINSFTLTNGQHGVIQSQGDAVRITASTLTASATYSVTVDNAGTIQSTGTGASNGQAIDFTDLVSASGTIHLTNQATGLIKTADADAIRGGVNMVIDNFGTIFGGGVAGDSNDGIDFQGNAGGVVHNHAGGTIEGTRHGITGDQPITISNDAGGSVIGGAGSGINMDTASTTSTTILNSGLITGHADGISDGDGIDVDGLIALTNYGAITTTGHSDGILAEALTIGGGSIINYGTIESVERAITVDDSNLGNAFAPTMIHNEGTIRGGNGEAISITDTYADTLTNKGIIDGSVALGGGEDTVNDYTGAIFTAVIDGGDGTDTFNLLGSGVGTLADMVNFERLNVQGGHWSVTHAESFAAGVTIDAGARLAIADGGSLTGAITNNGIFASAHSDVFVFDATIAGSGAFDQAGTGTTVLSQTNGYTGGTTLHAGTLELAARGAAGTGAITFEDGAQTLKIDKAALDHGHLDNTIEGFDVGDTIDLAGIGKAKQATLSADNVLTITGGKSGPITLQLDSHAYASGLNFQLSSDGNGGTKITAVADNLVEGNDGNNLLVAKLFSPVGSFLDGKGGNDILIGGLHSDVLNGGGGNDLLYAGTGADQFRFNGTDQTAGQRGTDTVFDLNFGKGDALVFYDYEAGTFASSGSRPATVLDTGEGAGSGAVVKSMVALVDLVKASDDVTAHRGGGNDLVIDISQSNGSHETIVLDHQWQAYSLASGGHFFS, encoded by the coding sequence ATGGCTTCGTTCACCGTGGCAGGCGGCTCCACAGTCACGACCGCAAAAACCGTCGGCAACAGCGATATCGGGTTCATCGAGGCGGGCGGCACGCTGTCCTCCACCACCGACATCAGCTGGACCGGGGGCTTGGCCGGAGAGACCGTGACGCTCCTCAATGCGGGGACCATCACGGCGACAAGCCGCGGCATTGACACCAAGGGCTCGTTCACGACGGGCAATCTCGTCCTCACCAACACGGCCGGGGCTAGGCTGATCACGGGCGACGACGCCTTCCGCATCAACACGGCGCTCTCCGGCGGCACTATCACGGTCGACAATTCCGGAATGATCGTGTCCGGCACTGTGGACGCGAACGGCAAGATCGTCGCCGGTACCAGCGGGCAGGCGCTCGATTTCGCCGCGATCGTCTCCGCGAACGCCGTGATCACCATCACCAACCACATCGGCGCGGTGATCGGCGCCTCCGGCAACGACGCGATCCGTCCGGGCGCCGGCACCATCACCATCAGCAATGACGGGCTGATCGACGCCACCGCCTCGGCGAGCCGCGCGATCAACCTCAACACCTCCAATCTCACGAACATCAATTCGTTCACGCTGACCAACGGTCAGCACGGCGTCATCCAGTCGCAGGGCGATGCGGTCCGCATCACGGCCTCGACGCTGACCGCGTCCGCGACCTATTCGGTCACCGTCGACAACGCCGGCACCATCCAGTCGACGGGAACGGGCGCCAGCAACGGTCAGGCGATCGATTTCACCGACCTGGTCTCGGCCAGCGGCACCATCCACCTCACCAACCAGGCGACAGGCCTGATCAAGACGGCCGACGCGGATGCGATCCGCGGCGGCGTCAACATGGTGATCGACAATTTCGGGACGATCTTCGGCGGCGGCGTGGCCGGCGACAGCAATGACGGCATCGATTTCCAGGGCAATGCCGGCGGCGTCGTCCACAATCATGCCGGCGGCACCATCGAGGGCACGCGCCACGGCATTACCGGCGATCAGCCGATCACGATCAGCAACGATGCCGGCGGCAGCGTCATCGGCGGTGCCGGCTCCGGCATCAACATGGACACCGCGAGCACGACCAGCACGACGATCCTCAATTCCGGTCTCATCACCGGACATGCCGACGGCATCAGCGACGGCGACGGCATCGACGTCGACGGCTTGATCGCGCTGACCAATTACGGCGCAATCACCACGACGGGCCACAGCGACGGCATCCTCGCCGAGGCGCTCACGATCGGCGGCGGCAGCATCATCAATTACGGCACGATCGAGAGCGTCGAGCGGGCGATCACGGTCGACGATTCCAATCTTGGCAACGCCTTTGCGCCGACGATGATCCATAACGAAGGCACGATCCGCGGTGGCAACGGCGAGGCGATCTCGATCACCGACACCTATGCCGACACGCTCACCAACAAGGGCATCATCGACGGCAGCGTCGCGCTCGGCGGCGGCGAAGACACGGTGAACGACTACACCGGCGCGATCTTCACTGCCGTCATCGACGGCGGTGACGGCACCGACACGTTCAACCTGCTCGGAAGCGGCGTCGGCACGCTGGCGGACATGGTGAATTTCGAGCGGCTCAACGTGCAGGGTGGCCATTGGAGCGTCACACATGCCGAAAGCTTCGCCGCTGGCGTCACCATCGATGCAGGAGCCCGGCTCGCGATCGCCGACGGTGGCTCGCTCACGGGCGCCATCACCAACAACGGCATCTTCGCCTCCGCCCACTCCGACGTCTTCGTGTTCGATGCCACCATCGCCGGCAGCGGCGCATTCGACCAGGCCGGCACCGGCACGACGGTGCTCAGCCAGACCAACGGTTACACCGGCGGCACGACGCTGCATGCCGGCACGCTGGAGCTCGCGGCACGCGGTGCCGCCGGCACCGGGGCGATTACCTTCGAGGACGGCGCGCAGACGCTGAAGATCGACAAGGCGGCGCTGGACCATGGCCATCTCGACAACACCATCGAAGGCTTCGACGTCGGTGACACCATCGATCTCGCCGGCATCGGCAAGGCCAAGCAGGCGACGCTGTCGGCCGATAACGTCCTCACCATCACCGGCGGCAAGTCCGGCCCGATCACGCTGCAGCTCGACTCGCATGCCTATGCCTCGGGGCTGAACTTCCAGCTGTCCTCCGACGGCAATGGCGGCACCAAGATCACGGCCGTCGCCGACAATCTGGTCGAAGGCAATGACGGCAACAACCTGCTGGTCGCTAAGCTGTTCAGCCCGGTCGGCAGCTTCCTCGACGGCAAGGGCGGCAACGACATCCTAATTGGTGGCCTGCATTCCGACGTGCTCAATGGCGGCGGCGGCAATGATCTGCTCTACGCCGGCACCGGCGCGGATCAGTTCCGCTTCAACGGCACCGACCAGACGGCCGGCCAGCGCGGCACCGACACGGTGTTCGACCTCAATTTCGGCAAGGGCGATGCGCTGGTGTTCTACGACTACGAGGCCGGCACCTTTGCCTCATCGGGGTCGCGCCCCGCGACCGTGCTGGATACTGGCGAAGGCGCCGGCTCCGGTGCGGTGGTGAAGTCGATGGTGGCGCTGGTCGACCTCGTCAAGGCTTCGGACGACGTCACCGCCCATCGCGGCGGCGGCAACGACCTCGTGATCGACATCAGCCAGAGCAATGGCAGCCACGAGACGATCGTGCTCGATCATCAATGGCAGGCCTATTCGCTGGCTTCAGGCGGGCATTTCTTCAGTTAG
- a CDS encoding xanthine dehydrogenase family protein molybdopterin-binding subunit — translation MGVEGIGARVVRKEDKRFITGKGRYVDDIKLQGMTHAYFIRSPHAHAKVRKIDSSAALNMPGVVAVLTGQQLVDDKVGNLICGWAITSKDGSPMKMGAWPAMAPETVRFVGQAVAVVIADSKNLARDAAEAVVIDYEELPAVADMQAAIKPGAPQLHPEAPGNQVYDWVIGDEAATDAAFAKAANVVKLDVTNNRLAPNAMEPRAAIADYDAAEEHFTLYTTSQNPHVARLVLSAFYNIAPEHKLRVIAPDVGGGFGSKIFIYPEEMVALWASKKVGRPVKWTSDRTEAFLTDAHGRDHVTHAEMAFDANNKITGFKVKTYANFGAYMSLFSSSVPTYLYATLLSGQYNIPAIHAEVIGVYTNTTPVDAYRGAGRPEASYLIERLMETAARQLKVDPAELRRTNFITQFPHQTPVIMAYDTGDFNASLDAAMKAIDYAGFAARKAQAKSQGKLRGIGVSCYIEACGIAPSKAVGSLGAGVGLWESAEVRVNPVGTIEILTGSHSHGQGHETTFCQLVADRLGVPISQVSIVHGDTDKVQFGMGTYGSRSAAVGLTAILKAMEKMESKAKKIAAHALEASEADIVIENGEFKVTGTDKAIAFPMVALAAYTAHNLPDGMEPGLKESAFYDPTNFTFPAGAYICELEVDPGTGKTSFVNFVAADDFGRLINPMIVEGQVHGGLVQGIGQALLEHAIYDANGQPITASFMDYAMPRADDVPSFNLSHTTTLCPGNPLGIKGCGEAGAIGASAAVINAITDAIGKNNLEMPATPDRVWRTIHAA, via the coding sequence ATGGGTGTTGAAGGCATCGGCGCACGCGTCGTGCGCAAGGAAGACAAGCGTTTCATTACCGGCAAGGGCCGCTACGTCGACGACATCAAATTGCAGGGCATGACCCATGCCTATTTCATCCGCAGCCCGCACGCGCACGCGAAGGTGAGGAAGATCGACTCGTCCGCCGCGCTGAACATGCCGGGCGTGGTCGCGGTGCTCACCGGCCAGCAACTCGTCGACGACAAGGTCGGCAACCTCATCTGCGGCTGGGCCATCACCTCCAAGGACGGCAGCCCAATGAAGATGGGCGCATGGCCGGCGATGGCGCCGGAGACGGTGCGCTTCGTCGGTCAGGCCGTCGCGGTGGTGATCGCCGACAGCAAGAATCTGGCGCGCGACGCGGCAGAGGCCGTCGTCATCGACTACGAGGAGCTGCCGGCCGTGGCCGACATGCAGGCCGCCATCAAACCAGGCGCGCCGCAGCTGCACCCGGAAGCCCCCGGCAATCAGGTCTATGACTGGGTGATCGGCGACGAGGCCGCGACCGATGCAGCCTTCGCCAAGGCCGCCAATGTCGTCAAGCTCGACGTCACCAACAACCGCCTTGCCCCCAACGCGATGGAGCCGCGCGCGGCGATCGCCGATTACGATGCGGCGGAAGAGCATTTCACGCTCTACACGACCTCGCAGAACCCGCACGTCGCCCGCCTCGTGCTGTCGGCGTTCTACAACATCGCCCCCGAGCACAAGCTGCGCGTGATCGCGCCCGATGTCGGCGGCGGCTTCGGCTCCAAGATCTTCATCTATCCCGAAGAGATGGTGGCGTTGTGGGCTTCGAAGAAGGTCGGCCGCCCCGTGAAATGGACCAGCGACCGCACTGAGGCCTTCCTCACCGACGCGCATGGCCGCGACCATGTGACTCACGCGGAGATGGCGTTCGACGCCAACAACAAGATCACCGGTTTCAAGGTGAAGACCTACGCCAATTTCGGCGCCTACATGTCGCTGTTCTCGTCCTCGGTGCCGACTTATCTCTACGCGACGCTGCTGTCGGGCCAGTACAACATCCCGGCGATCCATGCCGAGGTGATCGGGGTCTACACCAACACCACGCCGGTGGACGCCTATCGCGGCGCCGGCCGCCCGGAGGCGAGCTACCTGATCGAACGTCTGATGGAGACGGCGGCGCGGCAGTTGAAGGTCGATCCGGCCGAGCTGCGCCGGACCAACTTCATCACCCAGTTCCCGCACCAGACGCCGGTGATCATGGCCTATGACACCGGCGACTTCAACGCCTCGCTCGATGCCGCGATGAAGGCGATCGACTATGCCGGCTTTGCCGCGCGCAAGGCCCAGGCGAAGTCGCAAGGCAAGCTGCGCGGCATCGGCGTGTCCTGCTACATCGAGGCCTGCGGCATCGCGCCGTCCAAGGCGGTCGGCAGCTTGGGTGCCGGCGTCGGCCTGTGGGAATCGGCGGAGGTGCGCGTCAACCCGGTCGGCACCATCGAGATTCTGACGGGATCGCATAGCCACGGTCAGGGCCACGAGACCACCTTCTGTCAGCTCGTTGCCGACCGCCTCGGCGTTCCCATCAGCCAGGTCTCGATCGTCCATGGCGACACCGACAAGGTGCAGTTCGGCATGGGCACTTACGGTTCGCGCTCGGCCGCCGTCGGTCTCACTGCGATCCTGAAGGCCATGGAGAAGATGGAATCCAAGGCCAAGAAGATCGCGGCGCATGCGCTCGAGGCGTCGGAGGCCGACATCGTCATCGAGAACGGCGAGTTCAAGGTGACGGGCACCGACAAGGCGATCGCCTTCCCGATGGTCGCGCTCGCAGCCTACACCGCGCACAACCTGCCTGACGGGATGGAGCCGGGCCTGAAGGAAAGCGCCTTCTACGACCCGACCAACTTCACCTTCCCGGCCGGCGCCTATATCTGCGAGCTCGAGGTCGATCCCGGCACGGGCAAGACCAGCTTCGTCAACTTCGTCGCGGCCGACGATTTCGGCCGGCTGATCAACCCGATGATCGTCGAGGGCCAGGTCCATGGCGGCCTTGTCCAAGGCATCGGGCAGGCGCTGCTCGAACACGCGATCTACGATGCCAATGGCCAGCCGATCACGGCTTCGTTCATGGATTACGCCATGCCGCGCGCCGACGACGTGCCGTCGTTCAATCTCTCCCACACCACCACGCTGTGCCCAGGCAATCCGCTGGGCATCAAGGGGTGCGGCGAGGCCGGCGCGATCGGCGCGTCGGCAGCCGTGATCAACGCGATCACAGATGCGATCGGCAAGAACAATCTGGAAATGCCCGCAACCCCCGACAGGGTGTGGCGCACCATCCACGCGGCTTGA
- a CDS encoding FAD binding domain-containing protein, whose amino-acid sequence MYQTTYHRASSVDEAVSLFGKSSEAKFLAGGQTLLPVMKQRLASPSDVIDLGKIKELQGVELSGDTLTIKAATTYYDIMTNADVKKAIPAIAYLTSVLGDPAVRYRGTIGGSIANNDPAADFPAALLALGATVKTNKRSIAAEDFFQGLFTTALEDGEIITAVSFPVPAKAGYEKMRHPASRFALTGVFVAQTKSGEVRVAATGASQSGVMRVPAIEAALKANWSPSAIDSVSVSANGLLADIHGTAEYRANLVKVMAQRAVAAAS is encoded by the coding sequence ATGTACCAGACCACTTATCATCGCGCCTCCTCGGTCGACGAAGCCGTCAGCCTGTTCGGCAAGAGCAGCGAAGCCAAGTTCCTTGCCGGCGGCCAGACGCTGCTGCCGGTGATGAAGCAGCGCCTCGCAAGTCCCTCCGACGTCATCGATCTCGGCAAGATCAAGGAGCTGCAGGGCGTCGAACTCTCGGGCGACACGCTGACCATCAAGGCCGCGACGACCTATTACGACATCATGACGAATGCCGACGTGAAGAAGGCGATCCCCGCGATCGCCTATCTCACCTCGGTGCTCGGCGATCCCGCGGTGCGCTATCGCGGCACGATCGGCGGTTCGATCGCCAACAACGATCCCGCGGCGGATTTCCCCGCCGCGCTGCTCGCGCTCGGCGCCACCGTGAAGACCAACAAGCGGTCGATTGCGGCTGAGGACTTCTTCCAGGGCCTGTTCACGACAGCGCTCGAAGACGGCGAGATCATCACCGCCGTGTCGTTCCCCGTGCCGGCGAAGGCGGGCTATGAGAAGATGCGGCACCCGGCCTCGCGCTTCGCGCTGACCGGCGTGTTCGTCGCGCAGACCAAGTCGGGCGAGGTTCGGGTGGCCGCCACCGGCGCCTCGCAGAGCGGCGTGATGCGCGTCCCCGCAATCGAAGCCGCGCTGAAGGCGAACTGGTCGCCGTCCGCGATCGACAGCGTCAGTGTTTCGGCGAACGGATTGCTGGCCGATATCCACGGCACGGCGGAATATCGTGCCAACCTCGTCAAGGTCATGGCGCAGCGCGCGGTAGCTGCCGCGAGCTGA